A genomic stretch from Scatophagus argus isolate fScaArg1 chromosome 19, fScaArg1.pri, whole genome shotgun sequence includes:
- the cipcb gene encoding CLOCK-interacting pacemaker, with the protein MSTKRKAESHSRAANRPRIMKSGDRRTDSERDSGFSDASSEHMSTMDNTDSEDSPRPAVQQGPQTSGSGSQPSHLAVVGGSYSNLSPMIIMNNVLLKQPGDNPPALKPWGFSPTVEVVQPVVQQPQVVFLQPVVSRQTSPASKEASSRHRRPKNYLPILKSYPKIAPHPGDSSSSSGRGTASSSSSTSSSSSGSEKGSGLTFNHREHCQREKQQRSLCGSASNSGSATPNVPASPNTMSPRLQSRLSLHTTEGSTSSSPARERPSSTVSQSELTTSLSVTHNTASTNETVSVPKLATQDSSTPGEHKHNDSDADTKRKRFCNTYNILSKSGLLDIALRTKELHRQNRRTQNDLDQLKENTDLFLQALWTGDTSTCVRLQARLQEEDREKDRERAAQTSLKAD; encoded by the exons atgaGCACCAAGAGAAAGGCCGAGAGTCACTCAAGGGCAGCAAACAGACCACGCATCATGAAGTCTGGGGACCGCCGGACCGATTCAGAAAGAGACTCTGGATTCTCAG ATGCCAGCTCAGAGCACATGAGCACAATGGACAACACAGACTCTGAGGATTCACCCCGCCCTGCTGTACAGCAGGGACCACAGACTTCTGGCTCCGGGTCCCAGCCCTCTCATCTGGCTGTAGTGGGAGGCTCCTACTCCAACCTCTCTCCCATGATCATCATGAATAATGTCCTCCTCAAGCAG CCTGGAGATAATCCTCCTGCTCTGAAGCCCTGGGGGTTTAGTCCCACCGTGGAGGTGGTTCAGCCGGTGGTCCAGCAGCCTCAGGTTGTCTTTCTCCAGCCTGTGGTCTCTCGTCAAACTTCCCCTGCTTCAAAAGAGGCCTCCTCTAGACACAGACGCCCTAAGAATTATCTTCCAATCCTGAAATCCTACCCCAAAATTGCTCCACATCCTGGAGacagttccagttcatctgGGAGAGGAActgcatcctcctcttcctccacctcctcctcttcttcagggTCAGAGAAAGGCAGCGGTTTGACCTTCAACCACAGAGAACACTGtcagagagagaagcagcagagaagtctGTGTGGTAGTGCCAGTAACTCTGGCTCAGCCACTCCCAATGTTCCCGCAAGCCCCAACACCATGTCTCCCCGGCTCCAGAGCAGACTATCACTCCACACAACAGAAGGCAGCACCAGCAGTAGTCCTGCCAGAGAGAGGCCTTCATCAACTGTCAGCCAGTCAGAGCTGACCACTTCCCTGTCTGTCACTCACAACACAGCCTCCACAAACGAGACAGTTTCTGTTCCCAAGCTCGCCACCCAAGATAGCAGCACACCAGGAGAACATAAGCACAATGATAGTGATGCTGACACTAAGAGGAAGCGCTTCTGCAACACGTACAACATCCTGAGCAAATCTGGCCTGCTAGACATCGCACTCCGCACCAAGGAGCTCCACCGCCAGAACCGACGCACCCAGAATGACTTAGAccagttaaaagaaaacacagacctCTTCCTTCAGGCTCTGTGGACTGGCGACACCAGCACCTGTGTTAGGCTGCAGGCCCGCCTtcaggaggaagacagagagaaagataggGAGAGGGCTGCTCAGACCAGCTTAAAGGCAGATTAG